From Nonlabens sp. Ci31, the proteins below share one genomic window:
- a CDS encoding ABC-F family ATP-binding cassette domain-containing protein: protein MLNVHDLHVSFGGEPLFEEITFRLNAGNRVGLIGKNGAGKSTLLKVISGDIPYDQGNIAIEKEVSIGFLRQDIDFEKGRTVLEEAYTAFAKARQIEAQIEVINEQLTTRTDYESDSYSKLIEDIGDLNHEYEIIGGYQYKGETEKILKGLAFKPEQFDKLTDELSGGWRMRIELAKLLLEKHDVLLLDEPTNHLDIDSILWLESFLQTYAGAVVIVSHDKMFLDNVTNRTIEISLGRIYDYPKPYTKFLALRAELREQQEATFKNQKKEIERTEKLIQKFKAKASKATMAQSLVKKLDRMDVVEIEQTDNAAMNINFAQSIQPGKIVLEVDQVSKSYGDKNVLNQIDLSLERGKRVAFVGQNGMGKSTLAKIIVGDVKAQGQVHLGHNVQLGYFAQNQAEYMDGEKTVLDTMMDAATDSNRVRVRDMLGSFLFRGDEAEKKVKVLSGGERNRLALCKLLLQPFNVLIMDEPTNHLDIQSKNVLKAALVKFEGTLIVVSHDREFLQGLTELVYEFRDHKLNLYLGDIDYYLGQRKAEDMRAIEKVEVVKEAKVSRGSQSSSKGKRDADKSQLSYEDQKKQKSLHNRLSKAESQINDLEKNIAKLDAELVANYDELAQKDGFFDGYQAKKRELDKWMQQWENVSEELEKFSS from the coding sequence ATGCTCAACGTTCACGATTTACATGTTAGTTTCGGTGGAGAACCGTTATTTGAAGAAATTACCTTTAGGCTTAATGCGGGAAACCGTGTTGGTTTGATCGGTAAAAATGGTGCTGGAAAATCCACTCTTTTAAAGGTGATCTCGGGAGATATTCCTTACGATCAAGGCAATATTGCCATAGAGAAAGAAGTCAGTATTGGCTTTTTAAGACAGGATATTGATTTCGAAAAAGGCCGCACGGTTTTGGAAGAGGCGTATACCGCTTTTGCGAAAGCGAGACAAATAGAAGCTCAGATCGAAGTCATCAATGAACAACTGACTACAAGAACTGATTATGAATCAGATTCTTATTCCAAGCTCATTGAAGATATAGGAGATCTCAATCATGAATATGAAATTATAGGTGGGTACCAATACAAAGGGGAAACAGAAAAAATTTTAAAAGGTCTGGCGTTCAAACCAGAGCAATTTGATAAACTCACAGACGAGCTTTCTGGTGGATGGCGCATGCGTATCGAACTGGCTAAGCTGCTCCTAGAAAAGCACGATGTTCTTTTACTCGATGAGCCTACTAATCACCTGGATATAGACTCTATCTTGTGGTTGGAATCTTTTTTACAAACTTATGCAGGTGCGGTTGTTATTGTAAGTCACGATAAAATGTTTCTCGATAACGTCACTAACCGTACGATTGAAATCAGTCTAGGTCGCATTTATGATTACCCAAAGCCGTATACCAAATTTCTAGCCTTACGCGCAGAGTTGCGCGAGCAACAAGAAGCTACTTTTAAAAATCAGAAGAAGGAGATTGAACGAACCGAGAAGCTGATACAGAAATTTAAGGCCAAAGCCAGTAAAGCTACTATGGCTCAATCGCTGGTAAAAAAGCTGGACCGTATGGATGTAGTAGAAATCGAGCAAACCGATAATGCTGCTATGAATATCAATTTTGCGCAGTCTATCCAACCAGGTAAAATTGTTTTGGAGGTGGATCAAGTCAGCAAGTCTTATGGAGATAAGAATGTGCTAAACCAAATCGACCTTTCTTTGGAACGCGGTAAACGGGTCGCTTTTGTAGGTCAAAATGGGATGGGAAAATCTACCCTTGCCAAAATCATAGTAGGAGACGTAAAAGCCCAAGGCCAGGTCCATCTGGGGCATAACGTACAATTAGGATATTTTGCGCAAAATCAAGCGGAATATATGGACGGGGAGAAGACTGTTCTAGACACGATGATGGATGCCGCTACAGATAGCAATAGAGTAAGAGTACGCGATATGCTGGGTTCTTTTCTTTTTAGAGGAGATGAAGCAGAGAAAAAAGTTAAAGTATTGAGTGGTGGAGAGCGCAACCGACTTGCGCTTTGTAAGTTATTGCTACAGCCCTTCAACGTCTTGATTATGGATGAGCCTACCAACCACTTGGATATTCAATCTAAGAATGTTCTCAAGGCGGCATTGGTAAAATTTGAAGGCACATTGATTGTCGTATCTCACGATAGAGAATTCTTACAAGGCTTAACAGAGCTGGTTTATGAATTTCGCGATCATAAATTAAATCTCTATCTGGGTGATATTGATTATTATCTAGGTCAGAGAAAAGCAGAAGATATGAGAGCGATAGAAAAGGTAGAAGTGGTTAAGGAGGCTAAAGTATCGCGTGGCTCCCAGAGCTCGTCGAAGGGAAAGAGAGACGCCGATAAAAGCCAGCTCTCTTACGAAGATCAGAAAAAACAAAAGTCTCTCCATAACAGGCTTTCTAAAGCAGAATCGCAGATCAACGATTTAGAAAAAAATATTGCAAAGCTCGATGCCGAACTCGTAGCAAACTATGATGAACTGGCGCAAAAAGACGGATTCTTTGATGGTTATCAAGCTAAGAAAAGAGAACTAGATAAGTGGATGCAGCAATGGGAAAATGTCTCTGAAGAGCTCGAAAAATTCAGTAGTTAG